One stretch of Natronobacterium gregoryi SP2 DNA includes these proteins:
- a CDS encoding DUF6517 family protein — MTTSRRSLLAAGATGTVALTAGCLDFVLGNSPLEFTADRVAPIDTALAETGYEKDDVDERSVEETVDIGVDREVRASLWVSVYAKELRDQSHDASVFASISAPAMEIGSRTINPLTDLSSRELLAEFLDEIEFDSGIEDLEYEDSTELEILDEKRDVETFAGTTEYDGLEVDIEVVLTSFGHDDDLLVLLGSYPDFDDDPGVMTDEDENVERLLQSVEHPV; from the coding sequence ATGACGACCTCTCGTCGATCGTTGCTCGCCGCGGGTGCGACCGGTACCGTCGCGTTGACCGCTGGCTGTCTCGATTTTGTCCTCGGAAACAGCCCCCTCGAGTTCACCGCCGACCGCGTCGCGCCGATCGACACGGCACTCGCAGAAACCGGTTACGAGAAAGACGACGTCGACGAACGGTCCGTCGAGGAGACAGTCGACATCGGCGTCGACCGAGAGGTCCGGGCCTCACTGTGGGTGTCGGTCTACGCGAAGGAGTTGCGAGACCAGTCACACGACGCGAGCGTCTTCGCCAGCATCTCGGCCCCCGCAATGGAGATCGGCAGCCGTACGATCAACCCGTTGACAGACCTCTCGAGTAGAGAGTTGCTCGCAGAGTTTCTCGACGAGATCGAGTTCGACAGCGGGATAGAGGACCTCGAGTACGAGGACAGTACCGAACTCGAGATCTTAGACGAGAAACGCGATGTTGAGACGTTCGCCGGGACGACGGAGTACGACGGCCTCGAGGTCGACATCGAGGTCGTCCTGACGTCGTTTGGCCACGACGACGACCTGCTCGTGTTGCTCGGGAGTTATCCGGATTTCGACGACGATCCCGGAGTGATGACCGACGAAGACGAGAACGTCGAACGGTTGCTACAGTCGGTCGAACATCCCGTCTGA
- a CDS encoding pyridoxal phosphate-dependent aminotransferase, with protein sequence MTEFASRVEQVSISGIREVFEAATEDAINLGIGQPDFPTPAHARRSAIEAIEAGRTDAYTSNKGTHQLREAICATYERDYGIDLDPADVIATSGGSEALHLALEAHVDRGEEVIFPDPGFVSYDALTKIAGGTPKPVPLRADLTLDPATVEEAITDETAAFVVNSPANPTGAVQSEADMREFARIADEHDVLCLSDEVYEKIVFEGEHRSPMEFAETDNVVVVSACSKTYSMTGWRLGWVIGSNRRIERMLRVHQYAQACASAPAQYAAEAALTGPQEPVGEMVDAFENRRDIVLDGLEDAGLEVPTPEGAFYVMPKVPGGWCDEVLDRDVIVVPGDAFGDNGEGYARISYATGMEELKQALEIIDDATTAVRRQL encoded by the coding sequence ATGACTGAATTCGCCTCCCGGGTCGAACAGGTGTCGATCAGTGGTATCCGAGAAGTGTTCGAGGCAGCGACCGAAGACGCGATCAATCTCGGGATCGGCCAGCCGGACTTCCCGACGCCGGCCCACGCCCGCCGGAGCGCAATCGAGGCGATCGAGGCGGGGCGAACCGATGCCTACACCTCAAACAAGGGAACTCACCAGCTTCGGGAAGCTATCTGTGCGACGTACGAGCGCGACTACGGGATCGACCTCGATCCCGCCGACGTCATCGCGACCTCGGGTGGCAGCGAGGCGCTCCACCTCGCGCTCGAGGCGCACGTCGATCGGGGTGAGGAAGTGATCTTCCCCGATCCGGGCTTTGTCTCCTACGACGCCCTGACGAAAATCGCCGGCGGGACGCCGAAACCGGTTCCCCTCCGGGCAGACCTCACTCTCGACCCGGCGACCGTCGAGGAAGCGATCACCGACGAGACTGCGGCTTTCGTCGTCAACAGTCCTGCGAATCCGACTGGAGCCGTCCAGAGCGAGGCTGACATGCGCGAGTTCGCCCGCATCGCCGACGAGCACGACGTGCTCTGTCTCTCCGACGAGGTCTACGAGAAAATCGTCTTCGAGGGCGAGCATCGCTCGCCGATGGAGTTCGCCGAGACAGACAACGTCGTCGTCGTCAGTGCCTGCTCGAAGACCTACTCGATGACTGGCTGGCGACTCGGCTGGGTGATCGGCTCGAACCGCCGTATCGAACGCATGCTTCGGGTCCACCAGTACGCCCAAGCCTGTGCCTCCGCACCCGCACAGTACGCCGCCGAAGCCGCGCTGACGGGGCCACAGGAACCGGTCGGAGAGATGGTCGACGCCTTCGAAAACCGCCGCGACATCGTACTCGACGGCCTCGAAGACGCCGGCCTCGAGGTTCCCACTCCCGAGGGCGCGTTCTACGTCATGCCGAAAGTACCCGGGGGCTGGTGTGACGAAGTGCTCGACCGCGACGTGATCGTCGTCCCCGGCGACGCCTTCGGCGACAACGGCGAGGGGTATGCCCGCATCTCGTATGCGACCGGAATGGAAGAGTTGAAGCAGGCGCTCGAGATAATCGACGACGCGACGACAGCAGTGCGCCGACAGCTGTAA
- a CDS encoding transposase, producing the protein MSSATLQDDPSVDSFFNVVETETLALFEHLSFEFLEEFDVFAPAETGRTRDHEPPELMRGFLHCYYKDIYGIRPVERELRNTVVWLSCGFDRPPSRDAVDRFLTDLEHVVDEVFDHLVEQAALRGLLDLTYSIDSTDVRAMPADQDASKCYDPTNDEYYHGYGCTIVSTGQKIPIAAEFTESKQATEETAMRVTRDALAVAKPIWMVGDSAYDTLDWHDHLLAAGVVPVAPYNARNTDDPKDIEYRVEDRIEQHSEDVQLKQSTLDETYNRRTGVERTNESVKDCGLGRTHARGRVHARSQVFLALCLRLVIAITNYERGDNPGSTVITV; encoded by the coding sequence ATGAGTTCAGCGACCCTGCAAGATGACCCTTCGGTAGACTCGTTTTTCAATGTCGTGGAGACCGAGACGCTAGCGCTGTTCGAGCACCTTTCCTTCGAGTTTCTCGAAGAGTTCGACGTGTTCGCCCCGGCGGAGACGGGGCGAACACGAGACCACGAACCTCCAGAGCTGATGCGTGGCTTTCTCCACTGCTACTACAAGGACATCTACGGCATTCGCCCCGTTGAACGAGAGCTACGGAATACAGTTGTCTGGCTGAGCTGTGGGTTCGATCGACCGCCGTCGAGAGACGCGGTCGATCGCTTCCTCACCGATCTCGAACACGTCGTTGACGAGGTTTTCGACCACCTCGTCGAGCAGGCCGCCTTGCGGGGCCTGCTCGACTTGACCTACTCCATTGATTCAACTGACGTGAGGGCGATGCCTGCCGATCAAGACGCGTCGAAGTGCTACGATCCAACCAACGACGAGTACTACCACGGCTACGGCTGTACAATCGTCTCGACCGGGCAAAAGATCCCGATTGCGGCGGAGTTCACAGAGAGTAAACAAGCGACAGAGGAGACGGCGATGCGCGTCACCCGTGACGCGCTCGCCGTCGCCAAGCCGATTTGGATGGTCGGTGACAGTGCCTACGACACGCTGGACTGGCACGACCACCTGCTGGCTGCAGGGGTCGTGCCAGTCGCCCCGTACAACGCGCGAAACACCGACGACCCGAAAGATATCGAGTATAGGGTCGAAGACCGTATCGAACAACACAGCGAGGACGTTCAGTTGAAGCAGTCCACGTTGGATGAGACGTACAACCGCCGTACTGGAGTCGAACGAACCAACGAATCAGTGAAGGACTGCGGCCTCGGGCGAACGCACGCCCGAGGCCGCGTTCACGCACGATCGCAGGTGTTCCTCGCTCTGTGCCTTCGTCTCGTCATCGCAATTACCAACTACGAACGTGGAGACAATCCGGGAAGCACCGTGATCACGGTGTGA
- a CDS encoding cupin domain-containing protein, whose amino-acid sequence MTHVSITDLCEELEATDGTHREVLETHSMTVDVGRYPSSTAASKNPHNEDELYYVLSGAGKLRVGDETYDVEGGDLVYVEPEMEHDFFAIEEAITVLIVFGSATDPTSYGIRRAAEHASDRGEE is encoded by the coding sequence ATGACACACGTTTCCATTACCGACCTGTGCGAGGAACTCGAGGCGACGGACGGTACCCACCGGGAGGTCCTCGAAACGCACTCGATGACGGTCGATGTCGGGCGCTATCCCTCTTCGACGGCTGCATCGAAGAACCCGCACAACGAGGACGAACTCTACTACGTGCTCTCCGGTGCGGGCAAGCTTCGCGTCGGCGACGAAACATACGACGTCGAAGGCGGCGACCTCGTCTACGTCGAGCCGGAGATGGAGCACGACTTCTTCGCGATCGAAGAAGCAATTACTGTCCTCATCGTCTTCGGCTCGGCCACCGATCCGACGTCGTACGGGATTCGAAGGGCAGCCGAGCACGCGTCCGACCGAGGTGAAGAGTGA
- a CDS encoding nucleoside 2-deoxyribosyltransferase translates to MDIYFAGSIRGGRSDTALYADLIDVLENHGTVLTEHVGTDAVEKKEAVAGLTDVDIYEQDLAWLRQADVVVAEVTTPSLGVGYELGRAVAWEKPICCLYRPSSEHDLSAMIRGNDTVDLLEYETVAGVKADLEAFLHRH, encoded by the coding sequence ATGGACATCTACTTCGCCGGCTCTATTCGCGGCGGCCGGTCGGACACCGCTCTCTACGCGGACCTGATCGACGTGCTCGAGAACCACGGCACGGTGCTGACCGAACACGTCGGGACGGATGCCGTCGAGAAGAAAGAAGCAGTAGCAGGCCTGACAGACGTCGACATCTACGAACAGGATCTCGCCTGGCTCCGGCAGGCCGACGTCGTGGTCGCCGAAGTGACCACGCCCAGTCTCGGCGTCGGCTACGAACTCGGCCGGGCGGTCGCCTGGGAGAAACCGATCTGTTGTCTCTATCGGCCCAGCAGCGAGCACGACCTGTCTGCAATGATTCGCGGCAACGATACCGTCGACCTCCTCGAGTACGAGACTGTCGCGGGTGTCAAAGCCGACCTCGAGGCGTTCCTGCATCGCCACTGA
- a CDS encoding TIGR04024 family LLM class F420-dependent oxidoreductase, with product MNAELDLLVRLTDYDRPQGVAKRAVEAEELGFDRITTGETTGWNVVPPLTLAADRTEELGLSNDVISPYGRSPAMLAQTAMTLQDAADGRFRLGLGPSSPAITERWHGQEFDRPLRRTRETIEVIRTVYENGTPSYDGEIFEIGGLDYERDVPETPPPIDLGTLGPKATEMAGRFGDGWAPQLFTKDGLEDRLEDLERGAELGGTDLSDLRIAPIVRGIASEDREVARRKARKTTAFMLGAYGPYYGNSVAEQGYPGVVEEIRAAWDDRDTNAMAAALPDELLDELSPAGTPAEVREWVAEYATIDSVDAVRVGFVDRMTEEEKRTTMEAIVDAA from the coding sequence CCGAGCTGGATCTGCTGGTACGACTGACGGACTACGATCGGCCACAGGGCGTCGCCAAACGAGCCGTCGAGGCCGAAGAACTCGGTTTCGACCGCATTACCACCGGCGAAACGACCGGCTGGAACGTCGTGCCGCCGCTGACGCTGGCTGCTGACCGGACCGAGGAGCTCGGTCTCTCGAACGACGTCATCTCGCCGTACGGCCGCTCACCGGCGATGCTCGCCCAGACGGCGATGACGCTCCAGGACGCCGCCGACGGCCGCTTCCGGCTCGGTCTCGGCCCGAGTTCGCCAGCCATCACCGAGCGCTGGCACGGCCAGGAGTTCGACCGGCCGCTCCGGCGCACGCGGGAGACGATCGAGGTCATCCGGACGGTCTACGAGAACGGAACCCCCTCGTACGACGGCGAGATATTCGAGATCGGCGGACTCGACTACGAGCGCGACGTGCCCGAGACGCCGCCGCCAATCGACCTCGGAACGCTCGGTCCCAAGGCCACCGAGATGGCCGGACGCTTCGGTGACGGCTGGGCACCTCAACTGTTCACGAAAGACGGCCTCGAAGACAGACTCGAGGACTTAGAGCGCGGTGCCGAGCTTGGTGGGACGGACCTCTCTGACTTGCGGATTGCACCGATCGTTCGCGGTATCGCAAGCGAGGACCGCGAGGTGGCTCGCCGGAAAGCCCGCAAGACGACTGCGTTCATGCTGGGTGCCTACGGCCCGTACTACGGAAATTCGGTCGCCGAGCAGGGGTATCCGGGCGTCGTCGAAGAGATCCGAGCCGCGTGGGACGACCGCGACACGAACGCGATGGCGGCTGCGCTGCCAGACGAACTCCTGGACGAACTGTCGCCCGCCGGGACGCCCGCCGAGGTCCGCGAGTGGGTCGCAGAGTACGCCACGATCGACAGCGTCGACGCCGTCCGCGTCGGGTTCGTCGACCGGATGACCGAGGAGGAGAAACGAACGACGATGGAAGCGATCGTCGACGCTGCGTAG